One window from the genome of Nomascus leucogenys isolate Asia chromosome 12, Asia_NLE_v1, whole genome shotgun sequence encodes:
- the NKAIN1 gene encoding sodium/potassium-transporting ATPase subunit beta-1-interacting protein 1 isoform X4 yields MTFNTSLHRSWWMENGPGCLVTPVLNSRLALEDHHVISVTGCLLDYPYIEALSSALQIFLALFGFVFACYVSKVFLEEEDSFDFIGGFDSYGYQAPQKTSHLQLQPLYTSG; encoded by the exons ATGACTTTCAACACATCCCTGCACCGCTCCTGGTGGATGGAGAATGGGCCAGGCTGCCTGGTGACACCTGTTCTGAACTCCCGCCTGGCTCTGGAGGACCACCATGTCATCTCTGTCACTGGCTGCCTGCTTGACTATCCCTACATTGAAGCCCTCAGCAGCGCCCTGCAGATCTTCCTGGCA CTGTTCGGCTTCGTGTTCGCCTGCTACGTGAGCAAAGtgttcctggaggaggaggacagcT TTGACTTCATCGGCGGCTTTGACTCCTACGGATACCAGGCGCCCCAGAAGACGTCGCATCTACAGCTGCAGCCTCTGTACAC GTCGGGGTAG